One Mucilaginibacter ginkgonis genomic region harbors:
- the traM gene encoding conjugative transposon protein TraM → MEAALKSSRLPHHTPEFLKERKFLVMIPLLVLPFLTLAFWALGGGKQRSFNDSIQPNQGLNTSLPQANFKDRKDQDKMGVYQSQKADANAGNNGVSDAFIKTMGISHADSTDQISSAKLTGTPSPADVNEAKIQAKLAAINQQISQPEAATSASGGYSSPSASNADVKRLNLMMRAINNGGAGNDPEMKQLSDMLAQINEIQNPGSANSTLRNQSMRNHGRVYAIVAARNDDDDLEPGNNFEGSYASYSPNNKIKRYSKSGAVKERGNTVQAVVHEDQTLVSGAVIKLRLLDGIYVNGEMIPKGSFVYGTCALNNERLEVKISSIRYLNNILPVALEVYDLDGMQGLYVPGSISRDAAKDGMGNAVSSMQLMSMNQSLGTQAASAGVEAAKGLFNHKVKQIKVKIKAGYKVLLKDANDRDN, encoded by the coding sequence ATGGAAGCAGCATTAAAAAGCAGCAGGTTACCGCACCACACGCCTGAATTTTTAAAAGAACGAAAATTTCTGGTGATGATTCCACTACTAGTCCTGCCTTTCTTAACCCTTGCCTTTTGGGCATTGGGTGGCGGGAAACAACGATCATTTAATGATAGTATACAACCAAATCAAGGGTTAAACACCAGTTTGCCACAAGCAAATTTTAAGGACCGAAAAGACCAGGACAAAATGGGTGTTTATCAAAGCCAAAAGGCTGACGCTAACGCTGGCAATAACGGTGTCAGTGATGCCTTTATCAAAACAATGGGCATAAGCCACGCAGACAGTACGGATCAGATTTCAAGCGCAAAACTTACCGGCACGCCATCCCCTGCGGATGTGAATGAGGCAAAGATCCAGGCAAAACTGGCAGCGATAAATCAACAGATCAGCCAGCCGGAAGCTGCGACTTCAGCCAGTGGCGGTTACTCTTCGCCTTCGGCATCAAATGCTGATGTTAAGCGGCTTAATTTAATGATGAGAGCGATTAATAATGGTGGGGCAGGAAATGATCCTGAAATGAAACAGCTTAGTGACATGCTTGCACAAATTAATGAGATTCAGAATCCGGGTAGCGCTAACAGTACCTTACGAAATCAATCTATGCGAAATCACGGGAGGGTATATGCTATTGTTGCTGCGCGAAACGATGACGATGATCTTGAACCAGGTAATAATTTTGAAGGCAGTTATGCTTCATATAGTCCTAACAACAAAATAAAAAGATACAGCAAATCTGGTGCTGTCAAAGAGCGGGGAAATACGGTTCAGGCTGTAGTGCACGAAGACCAGACTTTGGTAAGCGGCGCGGTCATCAAATTGCGCCTGCTGGATGGTATTTATGTCAACGGCGAAATGATACCAAAAGGAAGTTTTGTATACGGCACCTGTGCATTGAACAATGAGCGCCTGGAAGTTAAAATTTCCAGTATCAGGTATCTGAATAATATCCTGCCGGTTGCGCTTGAAGTCTATGATCTTGACGGCATGCAGGGCCTGTACGTCCCCGGGTCCATCAGCCGGGATGCGGCAAAAGACGGCATGGGTAATGCAGTAAGCTCTATGCAGCTGATGTCAATGAATCAGTCTTTGGGCACTCAAGCCGCGAGCGCAGGTGTCGAAGCGGCAAAAGGTCTATTCAATCATAAAGTGAAACAAATCAAGGTCAAAATAAAAGCAGGATACAAGGTATTACTTAAAGACGCTAACGACCGCGACAATTAA
- the traK gene encoding conjugative transposon protein TraK: MFTQLKNIESAFSHVKLFSYILIAACTIISCFALYKSFQAANIASNHIYILANGKALEAFAADRKDNIPVEARDHIRMFHHYFFTLDPDEKVIDANIGKALYLADESAKNQYNDLKEKSYYNNLISGNISQQVNVDSVYLDINQYPYYFKCYATEKLIRSTSTVNRNLITQGYLRNVSRSDNNPHGFLILHWETLANKDTTIQK; this comes from the coding sequence ATGTTCACACAACTTAAGAATATCGAATCAGCATTTAGTCATGTTAAACTATTCAGTTATATCTTAATTGCTGCTTGTACGATTATTTCCTGCTTTGCGCTTTACAAAAGTTTTCAGGCAGCGAATATTGCTTCAAATCACATCTACATCTTAGCTAACGGAAAAGCTCTGGAAGCTTTTGCAGCGGACAGAAAAGACAACATACCGGTCGAGGCAAGAGACCATATCCGTATGTTCCACCATTATTTCTTTACCCTCGACCCCGATGAAAAGGTCATCGATGCAAACATTGGCAAGGCCTTATATCTGGCTGATGAAAGCGCTAAGAATCAATACAATGATCTTAAGGAAAAGAGCTATTACAATAACCTGATATCCGGAAACATCAGTCAGCAAGTGAATGTGGATAGTGTATACCTCGACATCAATCAATACCCCTATTACTTCAAATGCTATGCAACTGAAAAGTTGATTCGGTCAACATCGACTGTGAACCGGAATCTGATTACCCAAGGATATCTGAGAAATGTATCCAGATCAGATAATAACCCTCACGGATTTCTGATCCTTCATTGGGAGACCTTAGCGAACAAAGACACCACAATTCAGAAATAG
- the traJ gene encoding conjugative transposon protein TraJ, with amino-acid sequence MKTKIILSAIFAVLGVAFPLLSKADGLATNIQGLQGTLNGVYNDMLPMCSQLIGVGRAIAGIGAMWYIGSRVWRQIASAEPIDFYPLMRPFALGIAILLFPTVIAVINGIMSPTVTATGGMVQNSDAAIAALLKAKEAAIEKTDTWQMYVGQDGDGDRDKWYKYTHPDDPTGKDEGVFASVGNDMKFAMAKASYNFRNTVKQWMSEVLQVLFEAAALCINTIRTFYLIILAILGPIVFGLAVFDGFQHTLTVWLAKYINVFLWLPVANIFGAIIGQVQENMLKLDISQVQSAGITFFSSTDTAYLIFLIIGIIGYFTVPSVANYIVNAGGGNGLLQKVNSLVSSTSRSVVGAASGGSSMTADSFGNQRSNTSESMAASAVSKPYFQDKGDRANNTQASKIDPKQAS; translated from the coding sequence ATGAAAACGAAGATAATTTTATCCGCAATTTTTGCGGTATTAGGAGTCGCTTTTCCTTTATTATCCAAGGCGGACGGTCTTGCAACAAATATTCAGGGCCTACAGGGAACACTTAATGGTGTTTACAACGACATGCTCCCAATGTGCAGCCAGCTTATCGGCGTAGGAAGAGCAATTGCCGGGATCGGTGCCATGTGGTATATCGGCAGCAGGGTCTGGCGGCAGATTGCCTCTGCAGAGCCAATAGACTTTTATCCGTTGATGCGACCGTTTGCTTTGGGCATTGCAATACTTTTATTTCCTACGGTAATCGCAGTAATTAATGGGATTATGTCACCAACCGTTACTGCTACTGGTGGAATGGTTCAAAATTCTGATGCCGCTATAGCTGCCTTACTAAAAGCTAAAGAAGCGGCAATCGAAAAGACAGACACCTGGCAAATGTATGTAGGACAGGATGGTGATGGCGACCGTGACAAATGGTATAAATACACTCACCCGGATGATCCTACAGGAAAAGATGAAGGAGTTTTTGCGAGTGTTGGCAATGATATGAAGTTTGCTATGGCCAAAGCTTCATACAATTTCCGCAATACGGTCAAACAGTGGATGTCAGAGGTGTTGCAGGTTCTATTTGAAGCGGCTGCATTATGCATCAATACAATCCGGACATTTTATCTTATTATTTTGGCCATTCTAGGTCCAATTGTATTCGGACTCGCGGTCTTTGACGGATTCCAGCACACGTTGACCGTATGGCTTGCCAAATACATAAATGTTTTCCTTTGGCTGCCGGTTGCCAACATCTTTGGCGCGATCATCGGCCAGGTTCAGGAGAACATGCTCAAACTGGATATTTCGCAGGTGCAAAGTGCCGGTATTACCTTTTTCAGTTCTACTGATACCGCATACCTCATCTTTCTAATTATTGGCATCATAGGATACTTCACGGTGCCTAGTGTCGCTAATTATATTGTGAACGCGGGCGGCGGGAATGGTTTATTACAAAAGGTGAATAGTTTGGTCAGCAGTACAAGCCGGTCGGTGGTTGGTGCAGCTTCTGGCGGAAGTAGCATGACTGCAGATTCTTTCGGAAATCAACGCTCGAATACAAGTGAAAGCATGGCTGCCAGCGCAGTTTCTAAACCCTATTTCCAAGATAAGGGGGATCGTGCCAATAACACACAGGCCTCAAAAATTGACCCTAAACAGGCTTCTTAA
- a CDS encoding TerB family tellurite resistance protein, translating to MKNHIKYPFIAVAFFLCIGISQPAKAQVQELQQLILNIEKLTQLKGIFRDMQTGYQIYQQGYGNISQLSKCNFDLHSVYLNGLMAVNPMVRNYGRVAEIISQQVSLITEYKSNYNRFRQSRLFSTDELTYMGNVYSDLVKGSLQNLDELSNILTAGKLRMSDDERLRAIDRIYASSSDKLQFLRQFNRQGILLSIQRTKDAAETRTLKQLNGVNN from the coding sequence ATGAAAAATCATATCAAATACCCATTTATTGCAGTTGCATTTTTCTTATGTATAGGAATTAGTCAACCTGCCAAAGCACAGGTTCAAGAGTTGCAGCAGTTGATTTTAAATATTGAAAAACTTACCCAGCTAAAGGGCATTTTTCGTGACATGCAAACGGGGTATCAGATCTATCAGCAAGGGTATGGCAATATCTCCCAATTATCCAAGTGTAACTTCGACCTGCATAGTGTTTACCTGAATGGTTTGATGGCTGTCAATCCAATGGTCAGGAATTATGGGAGAGTTGCTGAAATTATTTCGCAACAAGTAAGCCTGATAACCGAGTACAAAAGTAATTACAATAGGTTTAGGCAAAGCCGATTGTTTAGTACCGACGAGCTAACTTACATGGGTAATGTTTATTCAGACCTGGTTAAAGGAAGCCTGCAAAATCTGGATGAATTAAGTAATATACTAACTGCCGGAAAGCTGAGGATGTCCGACGATGAACGGCTAAGAGCCATCGACCGGATTTATGCAAGCAGTTCCGACAAACTCCAATTTCTACGGCAATTCAACCGGCAAGGCATACTATTGAGTATTCAGCGAACGAAAGACGCTGCTGAAACGCGAACGCTAAAACAACTGAACGGCGTAAATAACTAA
- a CDS encoding conjugal transfer protein TraI, whose amino-acid sequence MQKLRLKLTASMLGITLFLVGQSVRAQFIIGDVINMTVTKVIKAIDLKVQRMQNKTIWLQNAQKAIENQMSQLKLTEISGWSDQQKSLFSNYYSELWKIKAVISNYQRIKDITLKQLALVNEYKRAWSLFRQDAHFNANELNYMQQVYTGILDASVKNLDEIMLVVSPMKTQMTDEQRLELINKASDRLDENYDDLHQFNNQGVRLSLARSKDLNDTKSIKKLYGIN is encoded by the coding sequence ATGCAAAAATTAAGGCTAAAGTTAACTGCATCAATGCTTGGAATAACACTTTTCCTCGTGGGCCAAAGTGTTAGAGCTCAATTTATAATTGGTGACGTAATCAACATGACAGTTACAAAAGTGATAAAAGCCATTGATCTGAAAGTGCAGCGAATGCAAAACAAAACGATCTGGCTGCAGAATGCACAGAAGGCTATTGAGAATCAAATGTCCCAGTTAAAGCTAACGGAAATCTCAGGATGGTCAGATCAGCAAAAGAGCTTGTTCAGCAATTATTATTCAGAATTATGGAAAATCAAAGCAGTTATTTCTAATTACCAGCGTATCAAAGATATCACGCTTAAACAACTGGCATTAGTGAATGAATACAAAAGGGCCTGGAGTTTATTCAGACAAGACGCACACTTTAATGCCAATGAGCTGAATTATATGCAGCAAGTCTACACCGGTATTCTGGATGCAAGCGTCAAAAATCTAGATGAGATCATGTTAGTGGTAAGCCCGATGAAAACCCAAATGACTGATGAGCAGCGACTGGAGCTGATAAATAAAGCCAGTGATCGTCTGGACGAAAATTACGATGACTTGCACCAGTTCAATAACCAAGGAGTACGGTTGAGTTTGGCGCGAAGTAAAGATTTAAACGATACGAAATCAATTAAAAAGCTTTATGGAATCAATTGA
- a CDS encoding TraG family conjugative transposon ATPase, with translation MSSSIKAEQVFPIYKVEHNCIISTAGDLTIGYRMALPEIFSLSNNEYLALHEVIIKALKMLPKNTVFHKQDWFVSEQYNATFKSANNEELNTFLSHASEKHFNERPYLDHHCNIYLTKKPDRFKSYTSAVSTLMRKKITPVQTTCDELFKDFLDSAGQFIKVLEDSGLVSLISLKDDELTGTATIPGIVEQYCFLVNENDNPVIKDVHIQNEIRIGDNHCQLFTLSDTEDLPPLCGPRITYDKYSTDKTKFSTGFASPIGTLLNCNHIYNQYIFIGDSQQTIKKLEAKKLRLQSLSAYSRENSISRDATHDFLNEAISQQRLPVKAHFNVFAWTDDHAALKDLKNRVSSSLAQMDAQPKQETDGAPQIWWAGLPGNAGSFPMNDTFDTFIEQATCFLNLETNYRSSISSCGLRLGDRLSGKPVHVDISDEPMSKGITTNRNKFILGPSGSGKSFFTNHLLRSYFEQGAHIVLVDVGHSYQGLCDLVGGYYFTYTEDKPISFNPFFIADGDTLDTEKKESIKAMILALWKKEDEGVQRSEYVAISDALYHYYKKLKAQPEIFPCFDSFYEFLSVDFYESMKQSKVKDIRFDIDNMLFVLKPYYKGGEYGYLLNAKENLDLLQRRFIVFELDNIKDHPILFPVVTLIVMETFVSKMRKLPKNVRKMILIEEAWKAIAREGMAEYIKYLFKTVRKYFGEALVVTQDIEDIISSPVVKQAIINNSDCKILLDQRKYQNDFPKIQQLLGITDKETALIMSMNRNNDENHKYKEVFISLNGQLSKVYRTEVSREEYWTYTTESSEKAKVNAYTQKLGGVKQAIAAIVKEELENAA, from the coding sequence ATGTCCTCATCAATAAAAGCGGAGCAAGTATTCCCAATTTATAAGGTTGAACACAACTGCATAATATCAACTGCCGGAGATCTTACTATTGGATATCGCATGGCATTGCCTGAGATCTTCTCATTATCAAACAATGAATATTTAGCGCTTCATGAAGTGATCATTAAGGCCCTGAAAATGTTGCCGAAAAATACAGTTTTTCACAAGCAGGATTGGTTTGTTAGCGAGCAGTATAATGCAACATTTAAATCAGCAAATAATGAGGAATTGAACACTTTTCTTTCTCATGCGAGTGAAAAGCATTTTAACGAGCGTCCTTATCTTGACCACCATTGTAATATCTATCTAACTAAAAAACCAGACAGGTTTAAATCCTACACCAGCGCTGTTTCCACTTTAATGCGCAAAAAAATTACTCCTGTTCAAACGACTTGTGATGAGCTATTTAAGGATTTTTTGGATAGTGCCGGACAGTTCATTAAGGTTTTGGAAGATAGCGGTCTGGTAAGTTTAATCAGCCTAAAGGATGACGAGTTAACAGGAACCGCAACTATTCCGGGTATAGTAGAACAGTATTGCTTTCTTGTAAATGAAAATGATAACCCGGTTATTAAAGACGTACATATTCAAAATGAAATCAGGATCGGCGATAATCATTGCCAGTTATTTACTTTAAGCGACACAGAGGATTTGCCGCCCTTGTGCGGCCCAAGGATCACGTACGATAAATACAGTACAGACAAAACAAAATTTAGTACCGGCTTCGCCTCCCCTATTGGAACTTTGTTAAACTGCAACCACATTTATAATCAGTACATTTTTATTGGTGATAGCCAGCAAACGATTAAAAAACTGGAGGCTAAGAAACTACGCTTGCAATCATTGTCCGCTTACTCCCGCGAAAATTCAATCAGCCGCGATGCGACTCATGATTTTTTAAATGAGGCGATCAGCCAGCAGCGCCTGCCCGTTAAAGCTCATTTCAACGTATTTGCCTGGACAGATGATCATGCAGCCTTAAAGGATTTAAAAAATAGGGTTTCGTCTTCGCTTGCTCAGATGGACGCGCAGCCAAAACAAGAAACTGACGGTGCGCCACAGATCTGGTGGGCAGGTTTACCCGGAAATGCTGGATCATTTCCCATGAATGATACGTTCGATACATTTATTGAGCAGGCGACATGCTTTCTAAACCTGGAAACTAATTATCGTTCCAGCATCAGCTCCTGTGGGTTACGTTTAGGCGACAGGCTTTCTGGTAAACCTGTTCACGTGGATATAAGTGACGAACCGATGAGCAAAGGGATCACCACAAACCGCAACAAATTTATTTTAGGACCATCCGGGAGTGGTAAGTCATTCTTCACCAACCATTTGCTTCGAAGTTATTTTGAACAAGGCGCACATATTGTTTTAGTAGACGTAGGTCATAGTTATCAGGGATTGTGCGATTTGGTTGGTGGCTATTATTTTACTTATACGGAGGATAAGCCCATTAGCTTTAATCCATTTTTTATAGCTGATGGCGACACCCTGGATACTGAAAAGAAGGAGAGCATTAAAGCCATGATCCTGGCATTATGGAAGAAAGAAGATGAGGGCGTTCAGCGTTCGGAATATGTAGCAATTTCTGATGCCCTGTATCATTATTATAAAAAGCTTAAAGCACAACCAGAAATATTTCCATGTTTTGATAGCTTCTATGAGTTTTTGAGTGTCGATTTCTACGAAAGTATGAAGCAGTCAAAAGTCAAGGATATCCGGTTTGATATTGATAACATGCTGTTTGTACTAAAACCATACTATAAAGGTGGCGAATATGGCTACCTGTTGAATGCTAAAGAAAATCTTGACCTTTTACAGCGCCGGTTTATTGTCTTTGAATTAGATAATATCAAAGATCACCCAATCCTATTTCCAGTCGTAACGCTTATCGTTATGGAAACCTTTGTATCCAAAATGCGAAAGCTTCCTAAGAACGTTCGTAAAATGATCTTGATCGAAGAAGCCTGGAAAGCAATCGCCCGTGAAGGAATGGCCGAATACATAAAATACCTGTTCAAAACAGTTCGCAAATATTTCGGGGAAGCTTTAGTAGTTACCCAGGATATTGAAGATATTATCAGTTCACCGGTTGTTAAACAGGCGATCATTAATAATAGCGACTGCAAGATTTTGCTAGACCAAAGGAAGTATCAAAACGACTTTCCAAAAATTCAACAGCTATTGGGTATTACCGATAAAGAGACGGCACTCATTATGAGTATGAACCGTAACAATGATGAAAACCATAAATACAAAGAGGTATTCATCAGTTTGAACGGCCAGCTTTCGAAAGTCTATCGGACAGAGGTTAGCCGGGAAGAATACTGGACCTATACAACAGAATCTTCTGAAAAGGCTAAAGTAAATGCCTATACTCAAAAATTAGGTGGTGTAAAGCAGGCCATCGCGGCAATTGTTAAAGAAGAATTAGAAAACGCAGCTTAA
- a CDS encoding DUF4133 domain-containing protein, whose product MALYNINKGINRPIEFKGLKAQYIGYLGAGLVLLLIVFAALYLLGAPMMICILIITILGSLLFYHVYKLSYKYGQYGLMKKAAKKYLPVSVTFRSRKIFTSLKK is encoded by the coding sequence ATGGCGCTCTATAATATCAACAAAGGAATTAATAGGCCCATTGAGTTCAAGGGTCTCAAGGCACAATACATTGGTTATTTGGGTGCGGGGCTGGTATTATTACTAATCGTTTTTGCAGCATTATATCTATTGGGCGCACCTATGATGATATGCATACTTATCATAACCATTCTGGGTAGCCTGCTTTTTTACCATGTGTATAAGTTAAGCTACAAATACGGTCAATATGGGCTGATGAAAAAGGCGGCTAAGAAATATTTACCTGTGAGCGTAACGTTCCGCTCCCGTAAAATTTTTACATCATTAAAGAAATAA
- a CDS encoding DUF4134 domain-containing protein, translating to MKTRNQSRRESRIDFYRKIIATLLLSLSSLCVWAQDGNSGINAATSQVKSYFSTGTQLMYAIGAIVGLVGAIKVFKKFIDGDHDTGKVASSWFGACIFLVIVSTVLKSFFGV from the coding sequence ATGAAAACACGAAATCAATCTCGACGTGAAAGCCGAATAGACTTTTATCGTAAAATTATTGCAACTCTCCTACTCTCTCTTTCAAGTTTATGCGTTTGGGCACAAGACGGCAATTCGGGTATCAACGCAGCAACCAGCCAGGTTAAAAGTTATTTTTCCACCGGCACGCAACTCATGTATGCTATTGGAGCTATTGTCGGACTAGTCGGCGCCATTAAAGTTTTCAAGAAATTTATAGACGGCGACCATGATACAGGCAAAGTTGCTTCAAGCTGGTTCGGCGCATGCATCTTTTTGGTAATCGTATCCACTGTACTTAAGTCATTTTTTGGTGTTTAA
- a CDS encoding RteC domain-containing protein has product MVVKGITINDPMRTYTERFFSALENQLNELSLNGEPIADQYRMSILICKKAMAKLKNYISTYSFKNNEDEIYFFKVVKPQFYSKYIYFVSVYKFIMQMPPGGEDILKDYVSSELADIKRFFDHNQTFYQYYRSGASQMDEIYFTRGGFAVQVDLEDFEEDEKYSTSHDFKLSKIIANEKYQDYLNQEMQKLVYHEKSAVEEIPEIPLIWTAGKTDLVELIYALVAQGAFNNGTADIKTVVARLQDVFQIDLGSYYGKYLDLTARKKERAIFLEKLKSALVKRIDDKFEAEGAQQNFNF; this is encoded by the coding sequence ATGGTCGTAAAAGGTATTACTATCAACGACCCCATGAGAACATATACTGAACGCTTCTTCAGCGCTTTAGAAAACCAGCTTAATGAACTTTCCCTAAATGGAGAACCAATTGCTGATCAATACAGGATGTCGATCCTTATTTGTAAAAAAGCTATGGCGAAGCTCAAAAATTACATTTCCACTTATTCATTTAAAAATAATGAGGACGAGATCTATTTTTTCAAAGTTGTAAAACCTCAATTCTACAGCAAATACATCTACTTTGTTAGTGTGTATAAATTCATTATGCAAATGCCGCCTGGCGGTGAGGATATTTTAAAAGACTATGTCAGTTCTGAATTGGCCGATATAAAGCGATTTTTTGACCACAATCAAACTTTTTACCAATACTATCGTTCCGGAGCTTCTCAAATGGATGAGATCTACTTTACGCGTGGCGGATTTGCTGTTCAGGTAGACCTGGAAGACTTTGAAGAGGATGAAAAGTATTCTACCAGCCATGACTTCAAACTTTCCAAAATTATAGCCAATGAAAAATATCAGGATTATCTGAATCAGGAAATGCAAAAACTTGTTTATCACGAAAAGTCAGCCGTTGAAGAAATTCCTGAAATACCATTAATCTGGACGGCAGGTAAAACGGACCTCGTCGAACTAATATATGCCTTAGTGGCTCAAGGAGCATTCAACAACGGCACTGCAGATATAAAGACAGTAGTTGCCCGCCTTCAAGATGTTTTTCAAATAGATTTAGGTTCATATTACGGTAAGTATCTGGATTTAACTGCAAGGAAGAAAGAACGCGCAATTTTTTTGGAAAAATTAAAATCTGCCTTGGTAAAAAGGATTGATGATAAATTTGAAGCTGAAGGTGCGCAACAAAACTTTAATTTCTGA
- a CDS encoding nucleotidyl transferase AbiEii/AbiGii toxin family protein: protein MLHWETVSPLLKEILLKLMNVELLKDHRLVGGTALSLHLGHRMSVDIDLFISGETYGAFNYEKLESYLNETFPFVSGDFGSPPAFGKSYLIGNSNNDVVKVDIFYASDPFFDDALIIDDIRLGSLQQITAMKLDIVRRVGRKKDFWDLHELLNFYSIEDMLSFHAKGFQWNHERDLILKNLINFHEADEDFEPICLLGKEWAFVKEDLVEAIKSRNS from the coding sequence ATGCTGCACTGGGAAACCGTTTCACCTTTACTGAAGGAGATTCTGCTTAAGCTAATGAATGTAGAATTACTGAAGGACCATCGCCTGGTGGGTGGTACTGCATTGAGCCTGCATTTGGGTCATCGGATGTCAGTTGATATTGATCTTTTCATAAGCGGTGAGACATACGGGGCATTTAATTATGAAAAGCTTGAATCTTATCTAAACGAGACTTTTCCTTTTGTATCGGGTGACTTTGGGTCTCCCCCTGCTTTCGGCAAATCCTATTTGATTGGTAATAGTAATAATGATGTTGTAAAAGTCGACATTTTCTATGCAAGTGATCCTTTTTTCGACGATGCGCTCATTATCGACGATATAAGGCTTGGCTCTTTACAGCAAATTACTGCGATGAAGCTTGATATAGTTCGAAGGGTTGGAAGAAAAAAGGATTTTTGGGACTTGCATGAATTGTTGAATTTTTACTCAATCGAAGATATGCTAAGCTTTCATGCTAAAGGCTTTCAGTGGAACCACGAAAGAGACCTGATATTGAAAAATCTCATCAATTTCCACGAAGCAGACGAGGACTTTGAACCGATTTGTCTACTAGGTAAAGAATGGGCATTTGTTAAAGAGGATCTAGTAGAGGCAATCAAAAGCCGGAATAGTTAA
- a CDS encoding helix-turn-helix transcriptional regulator, which translates to MDNWIEKYWGIAPAAILDRTLKLRKVKQATFARQVEMPVQTLNAFLKGKRKLTPEAAFKIDNALGLEESTMSVLQAIYETKLVKKDIVSFNRPDMSKIRPVLFWDTDIQKIDWKAHQGGVIKRVLERGNQDEKNEIQRFYGKKAVQDIDRKMKTLNSDRTAYKPNP; encoded by the coding sequence ATGGATAACTGGATAGAAAAGTATTGGGGTATTGCGCCTGCAGCTATTCTGGACCGTACATTAAAGTTACGCAAGGTTAAGCAGGCCACGTTTGCCCGCCAGGTTGAAATGCCGGTACAAACCTTGAATGCTTTCCTTAAAGGCAAACGAAAATTGACACCCGAGGCGGCATTTAAGATCGACAATGCTCTTGGACTTGAAGAAAGCACAATGAGTGTCTTGCAAGCTATTTATGAAACAAAACTTGTCAAGAAAGATATTGTATCATTCAATCGCCCTGATATGTCCAAAATCAGGCCGGTTCTTTTCTGGGATACCGATATCCAAAAAATAGACTGGAAAGCACATCAGGGGGGAGTTATCAAGCGCGTACTTGAGAGAGGCAACCAAGATGAAAAAAATGAAATTCAAAGGTTTTATGGAAAAAAAGCTGTTCAGGATATTGACAGAAAAATGAAAACACTAAATTCTGATAGAACTGCCTACAAGCCAAATCCCTAA